The sequence GTCTATGGAGTTGCTAATTTTGAAGAAGAGATTACTAGCAAAATCTTATTTTCAGCATTAATCAATACCTGTTATCCAgagattattgtatatatgacaATGAGCATGATACAGGTgtgtctaaaaaaagaaagaaagaaagaaaaaaaatgatcttaCCTCAATAGAAAAGATACTAAAGCTGAGTGTATAATTTATTGAtacttaagcatatatataaaattttatatacgtatatgtgtatatatatatatatatatatatatatatatatatatatatatatatatatatatatatatatatatatatatatatatatatatatatatatatattcacatacatacatatatacactcacattctACACATAACCAGAAGAGAAAAGATAGTAATTTATAACAGTAAagtaatttcatattatttttgaaaacaaaCTTTTGAAATTTTGTTTACAGTATAGAAATATCagagcaaaaatattatatattttctttaataactTTTTGATTTCTgaagatggttaatggttaaaagcaaaataaatgtgctagacatctaaggtcatgtagcactataggaaggtacagtaaagaaTAGTCAGGGGCAGTTGAGTTAGTTGTTAGTTACTGTACATCAACTATTTAGATTAATATAGGGGATTAGATtaagtaaaagatatatatgtgtctgaggaaggagaacaggttgtcaaagcagaaagtgtgagattcagtaaggatgtctgataggttgggaggtcggtgaagggaggataggtggggtaTGGGTGGCATCAAAGCATGGACAGGATACCAGAATGTGTagaactgaaagagggacattacacAGGGACGTcatgacatcagataggagtgcaTTAGACCGGGTGTGGCTAATGCGTAAGCAGGCGCGAGCCGTTTCCCAACATCTGTTTTTCAGTATGTgatttattagtgcggagacatcaccagaaagattgccatcgggCATAcaggaaggtcttaaagtggggaTAATAATCTGTGGCTGTAATACGTGAGAAACGCTGAtggtgtgatgtggacatagcaGCATTGTGTTCTAGAGTATCTACTTGTTCAttgctggggattccaacatggctgggcacccagcaaaatctgatatttttatggtgtgtggacaggtagaactaCCAGTTCTGGATCGGGTTAAGTGAAGACCGCAgtggtggattgtatcaagatgagcaaggagggaggttgaggcagaggagtaggcattgaggagggggtagtagttgcagtgttcagagtcatggtcaaaggagagcctggggttggGGAACCAGGAGAGTTTgagttggtggggctatttgatgaataGGCAAGCCTCACTGCCCCTAACAAGGGTATAACAtattcattattggccatggtaagcctagagtatgttggggagagaaacagtccatccctcagggtccccttgagggataagggctagacaactaaaatgggaatactgtgcccatggctccctcaggttgctcaggactggcacaaagtcagcctttcatcctttcagcatggcttgcacaccttaggaagtggatgaaagaaggggttggagaagggaTGGATATGAAAAAGCAGGTGGGGAAAGAGACTGCAAAATTAGTAAAGTTGAGGCTGAGccccaaggcaggggagatccccaGCACTGGGTCCTAGTCCTTGCCTCCTAAGCCTCCCCACAACAGCAATGGGCAAGGGATTTTGGGGGGTGATATCTGAAGAAAGAATACATCAATACATTAATACAGTAACAGTAAATATACAGTAGCTACAAGGGGTGCTCTTCAAAGATTTCCCCCAACTTACTTCCCTTGGATTTACAGGAATGAAATGTACAGTTATTAGTCTTTCTTTACATTAGATTCCAAGGGTGACACACTTCTTCCATTGTTTTATACAGCTGTGTACTCATCACTTATAGAAGTCAGAAATCAATGTCTCAATGTCTCAACATTTTAGAAATGTTTatccttcaaaaatgacttcatggtaAAAGAGGTaaaagtcagatggtgcaaggtcaggagaatgaggatgaggaaggatgtcataGCTACAGACTGCACTTCCATCTGggtaatgtgagagttgtgaacaaggGTGATGTCTTGTGGAAGGCAGACACCTTTCATCAACATTCCATACCATGAAATTGAAGTACCTTTTCCCAGAAagtcatcatcactactccatgctgagCATCACCTTGCCTACAGAGGGTGTAATGACATGTGCCTTTTTAGGGGGTGGcaagtcaaagtgcttccattgttttgtctGGGCCTCAGTTTCTGGATCATATTGATGAACCCAAGTTTCATCATGTGTAATTATTCTATCAAAaaagtcctcctggttttcttggcacatggctaaaagagccttggaacaatggactcgttctTGCTTCTAGAAAGATGTGATTAGCCTGagaacccatcgagcagacaacttttgcataggCAAATGGTTATGAATGACTTAGTCCACAGACCCAACTCTAATCTTGGGCTAGCTGATGTTATAGTTATATGGTTATCTTCCAATATGGTTCTCTACACTTGATGGATGGtatcctcatcaatggcattctGGGGTCACCCTAGGATAGATCTCCAACCACACCTGAACTGgtgatgccaatgtttaacatcATATGACTGGACATCCTCCTCATTAGctgctttcatttcatcaaagGTCTGTTGTGGTGTGCGGCCCTTCAAATATAAAAACCTGATCTCTACTTGACactccattttcacaccttactgcatcttcaccactgtaacagaaaacatgttgaGTCAAGAACTGGACATCAGCACATGACCTaaagagatgtgtatcattatccatgtaaaatttcagcctcctaggataagcagaaaatggtcaggggaaatctttaataagCACCCCTCCTAGATTAGATAAAAGAACCTTATTTTAGTAATTCACAGTAGTGTTGTTATTCATAAAGAATACTGGAATATAGAAAGTcatcatatataaagtatataatttgaAAATTCTTATATGTAActtattttgaagaaaaataagtgaatatattttTCCAACTGTGTTGTAACATAAGTGTTCTGTTATATGAGggttattattacaatactaCACTCTGGTGGGGATAGTTTTACTTATGTATTTCTGCACTGATCCTATCTTTCTATAATTATAGTCATGATATAAGTTTGCCATTTACTGTTAAGTAGTACTTACCATCTTGTATCCTCTCCATTGTTCTTGGTCACATGATCAATACTTACCATGAGAATTTTGTGGCGTGaagtttttattctcatttttaaaacATTGAGCTTACAATTAAAGTGTCCTTttactttaaaagaaataaagttaTTTTTCCATTTACTCCTTTGTTTCCATTACCTGAGTCTTGAGGTTTTTGGAAGGATTTCAGTTTAGTTGAAACTATGCAGGTGGTTCTATTGCAAAAGCATATAACTTTTTTATGCTATAGAAATAGCTGGTAAAGATTAtaactttatattaatataatttgatattaaaaatgatacaagtattttttggaaatttagtagacaattacgataataataattgtaaattaataataataaagtaatggttaatggttacaaagcaaaatatatgtGCTCGACATCAAAGGTCTTATAGCACTATAGAAATGTGTAACAGTgagaagggtaaagggggggttagttgatgattaaatgtgctacactTCACAATTCATATAGCAGTTCAGGAAGATAGGGATTATTAGATCAAAATTGTCAATGGAAGATGTGTGGGATATTGCAAGGATGTCTGTAAGGTAAGGTAGGGATTATCAAAGGAGAGAGGGATTTAAAGGCAATCAGATCACTATTCCTGGGAGAATGTCTGGAGGGAGTGAATGATGGATGTCAGCAGTTACACTCGGTGTAGAAGGAATGAGAGTAGAAAGACTGGAGGATGGATGAGGTGTAGGCAGCGTTTAGCAGGATGGTCTAGACAGCAACAACTCTCATATTGATGGGGGGGAGGTTGATATCATTGGACAGGGAGGGACTCTCCACCAATGCAAACATGaaagggaggtcatgtctacgtaGAGTAATTTTAGCAACATTGGTGGGGGACCTACAATGGCTTCTAGGGGAGGATGGTGTAGCACAGTATTCATACTGCATCATAATCCATGAAGCAGgtaagtaagtcttctccacaatctgaccaattcttGTAGATAGGGCAGTCtgctggggagagggagacagttccggtgcaagtattgaaaGACagatgaggttgggcaggaatgggcttgccagtgaagtcagtcaCGGCTGATATTGCTATAGCTTGGGATTCTGATGAAATTGTGATAAGGTGGGAATGATCAAGAAGGAtgcagaaggaaactttgcctacttgtttttggaggcacTGCTGGAGGAGGAGAGTGTTGTGAAAGTAAGGCACTGTGGTGGGGATtacatgcccatggctcccccaggttgttcatgactggcacaaagtcagcctttaaattctttaaacacagctctcacaccttagaaaGTGGATAGTTGAAGGggttagagaagagaaggaaatgaaaaggggaaggctaaaagaccatgcaaaatttgtgAGTCGAAAGCTGAGGTTCAATGTAGGGgtgatccccagcattgggtcccagtttCCGCCTTCTAAGCCTCCCCATGGCAACGATGGGCATGGATTAGGGGGCTGTGATAGTTATGagatacttatgatgatgattatagtactCGCAAAAATTTATTAAGGTAATACTATGATGGTCTTCAATAAGATCAAGGATGAATACaacaatgatattcataaaaaagtaaaaggtaaTCATTACCACTAAAAATTAGCATAAATCTTACAAAAGTTCTTCTAATGAAATGAATAGTAACATGAATGAATTGATAAGGATTATAACTGCAGTATGCTTTAGTGCATTTCTGCTCCCAAACCACAAAATGGTAACAAAGCCTGCATAAAGGTAACAGAGTATATGCTATTAAGGAATGTCAGACTATgcagtagaaaaaataattactttatgCCTAGTATGCTATTTAAAAGGTCATAGGTATTCTAAATTGTTGGctacataaacaataaaatcttggtaaatgacttatattttcacatttgtataaaatataaaatctgatgAACTGGTCATCCAAAGATGTAACCCCTGTTTTGGATCACTCCTCATTATTCTTGTTTCACTTCACTTTAACTTCATATTCCTCTGGAGGTTCTTCGTCACTGTCGAACTCTGCATCATCATCCCTGACCCAATTCCCCGATAAATCCTTCTTCCACCCTGAGGCTCGCAAATTCTGGTAGTATTTGGTTCTCTCGTCAATTTCCTTCGGCCTGGGCACTTCCGAAGAACTCTCTGGGCCGTCAATTTGCGTATTTTTTGGAGTCTTTAGTTTCGGTACATATGGGGAGTCATTATTGTGGGGCGTCACTGTTAACTTTCTCTTGGCTTCCACAACATCGgtgaaatctttctttctttgcgacTGACGAATGTATTTGCTGACTTGTGTTTTGGGATTTGCCGGTCCTACTGGATTATCCATCTGTTTTGTACTTAATTTTTCTAAAAGGGAAGTGTGAataggttttattaaaaaaaaattctctctcaacTTGGAATAAAAGcaattatatatctgtacataccaTAAGTAAAATGTATCTCACAACAAATGTTACATTtaattataaaagaagaaaaactttaCCTTCTACGTCAAATTCAAGAACTACTTTCCGACTGTATGGTTTATATTTTGACCTACTTCTGCTATCGTACGTTGAAGAGGTCTTTAACAGGCCTCTGAAATGAAGGGACTTAACATCTTTATCACTGTTTCTTGCattcttatcatatataaaataaacataacatataaatcAAATCACAAGAATTTAATGCAAAATTCCGAACCTTACCTAGTTGTTGCTTGGCCCAGAACTCTCTCAGGATGTAACTTGACGCCACTGTTGTCTGTTGTCCCGTTTTTCAAATACGTTTCCTGTTTGCGTTTCAAAATAagcctttctgtctcttccttcttctccatgaACTTGGCAAGATCTGTGAAAGAAAATTGGAAACAGAACTTTAAAAACACTGTGAAAGCATTATGAATTGTAATTTACTTTCTTTAGAATtgcattaaaatattatcatcttatcagtgATTCTATCCTAACAATGAAGAGAATCAAtacaacttaataaaaaaaaacaaaagtggatttcattttacataaatatttaatttcagaataactgaaaaaaaaaaaaaaaaaaaaaaaaatatccagaaaGGAACTCTCTAAAAATAAATTACAGAATCAGTTTTACAGTTAACTGAATTTCGGTTTGGTCAACTGTCTCTTTGATTTCTACATGCcagcccactgtgagtttactttattaattgttttaacaCATAGATGGCCACACCTGTATTAAGTCACCAATTAGCCAATGACGAGTACTACCTGTCTTGCCCGTTCAGTCTTTTCcatgatttacgaaaatattttacgtcatCTTATTTTGCCGTTACTACTGTATGtaacaatatagtaattataatgtttataataaaaattacaccACTGAAAtccatagcattagtaaaaactgtttttcccgccaattcaaggaaaggcaAAAACAGATAATGTCACGAggtctaaaaaaagaaagaaaaagcacagctttttccccttttttatgcattttccatGGTGGCAGTGGGTTCATTGTTAAGGATAATGTGCAGGTATTCCTTTAAGTGTATCAATAAATTCTTATTTTTAACATACTAATTTTTAAACATGATTATATCCAGACTATTTGATCTTATAAACAAACTTGGACAAAAGGTATTATCTTAaacaaaaatatcagtaataaggggaaaaaatctttttttttcccctaataaaaCTTACaaaatctatgtttttttccAACCCGATGCTGAGATAATACTGTTAGAGTATCAACTACTGGTCTGTCATTGCACACTAAGCatgtatatctgaaaaaaaaggtcaaaacaaACATAAGATGAAGTTAAAAGATCTATGACATTTAATGCTGATATAATTATGCATTTACATAGAATAATTCTTTAAGAATATATTTACTCAAGAAATTAGTATAGAAGCCAAATAACTTTCACTTCTGAAGACCCCTGGAAacagatttaaaatataaaaaaaacttttcctgaaAAGTATTTACTTTACATAAAGTATCCTAAGCAGTATTTAATATCCTGTAAAGTAGTGAACTAACCTTCCATTACTTAAGAGTTTTGCTTCATCTTCTGGGATATGCTCTGCCAAAAGTTCTGTCACACGTCGATCCTAAATCATAAAAGAATTTACATTTACTGAAAATGTTCGTACATTACCTCATATcctaattatgattatgaatgaaACTTAGAAATAGAGATTATGGGCAGCAATACTGGAATTATTATGAGTAGTAACActggtaataacaatatagaaCAGAGtggggataataatattaactatcaGATAGAACTTGTAGTAGTAACTAGCAGTACAATATAAGTATTCTTGGTTCAGTATGtaatggtggtgaaggtggtggttgTATAAAAAgtatgctattactactattactactttacctaacaagtttaataataataataataataataataataataataataataataataataataacaataataataacaataaaaataataataataataataataataataataataataataataataataataaaaataataataaaaataaaaataataataaaaataagaataagaataagaataagaataagaataagaataagaataagaataagaataagaataagaataaaaataataataataataataataacaataataatatatatatctttttttttttgctaaaagcaGTCCTAGCAAGAACAACACTGTTGAGGGTAAAAATTTATAAGATTGAAACTGACTTTCTATATGCTTGTATTTGCTAGGAAAATAAGAATTATTTGTAATAGCGGTCTTCACTCCAAATTGTCTTAATCTTCATGTGATCTCTGACTGTAGGACTACAACTGTTGCAATAAATAGATAACTGCATATTTGCTCtgacaaaagccaaaaaaactacTTATCCttcacacagataagaaagagCTGGACAAGATTCTTAAAAGATGATAAATTAAAAGGGTGGATATCTTTTCAGAATACCTTCACATAACCAACTGCAATGATTTTGGtgtcgatggattcctctcacttgAAATCATGCCATGGAACCCACCTCCATTAGCAACAATCTTGGCCTCGATAACAGGGGAGGAAATGAAAGGTACCATGGAAATTGTGGagtaaattatgaataatatacacagagTCAGTCCCTGTATTGTCTAATGTAGGGGGCTGTGTCACTTGCAACCCCTGCctaggaaaacaaagaatcctccatgtaTTCACTGCATGTCAGAGTGTAGGACTGACATGCAGGAACACCTGATGCCGAGTCTGTCCAATGCTCAATCCTGCTGTGAATACATAGAGGATTCTTTGTTTACTTGGTTGCAAGGGGGCATACGTTCCTTCATTAGTCAATATGGTGACTGACtctgtgtattttcatatttcaccCTGCAATTTTCCTGGTACCTTCCATGTCCTCCCCTGCTAAAAAtgagaggaatccatcaataCCAAAATCATTGTGATCGGTTATGCAAAGGTATTGTGAAAAATTACCAAAGGGTGAACTACAAGCTTGAGGTTTTGACAATGCCTGGCTGTCTATCAAACATTCATGTAATATGAACAAATCTATTAGTTTTATTTGCTCAACACTTCACATACATTTAGTTGATTTAGCAGTGCTGCAGGGCTGATATCAGGCTTGAAAGACATTTTTTGTATGACTTCAGcctcttatttccctctcttcttataaaagttcttgaaATATAACCTCCGAATGCTTTTTTACGTAAATCTTAGCTGCCAGTAACCATCATCAGACTTTTGTATggtctatatcccctggatccttttttttttttttttctttctctcttttttcttgtattatctCTTGTTAGTCTTGCTTTTTGAGATTATGGTGTGTCTTCAAACGTAGTACTTCTTTGTTGATCAGACGTCAGCACCTgtgaataataaatctatattagggttatttattttgattcttttcaGAGCTTCCATCAACTCTGTTTTGTAGGAATGAAATCTTGTACACAGTATTATTATATGGTTAACAGTTAATATTTAAACTCAAAATAAATAAGCTAAACATCTAAGGTCACATAGCTCTACAGGAAGGTATAGTATTagaaagggtagagaggaggggggagggaggctgagTTAATATGGTACTGGAAAAATTACCAAAGGGTACTCTACACGCTCTGTCTCTCCAGAAGCTTGAGGTTTTGAGAATGTGTGGCTGTCTATCAACATTCACCTAACATGAACAGATCTTTTAGCTCTACTTGCTCAATACCTTCAGCTAATTTAGGAATGATGCCGGGCTGATATCTGgcttaaaagatattttttcatataacttCAGCCTCCTATTTCCCCCTGTTTTTatagaagatgagaagaggatgagtgaatgggttaaggtaggaatAAGCAAGGGgagattagatcaagtgaaggatatgtatgtgtctgaggaaggagaacaggtagtcaaaacagaaagtgtgggattctgtaaggatgtctgacagGTAGGGAGGTTGGTGAACGGAGGATAGGTGAGGGAAAGCAGTGGTACAGGCTGCAATGAAGCACAGAGAGGACatcagaatgtgtggaactgaaaaaGGGACATTACATAGGGGGTATAGGGGCAGATCAGAAcatgacatcagataggagtgtgttaagTGGATGTGGCCAATATGTAAGCAGGCGAGATCCAACTCCCAGCATCTGTtctgatgaaatggagctgaccaagAGAATATTGATGGTTTTACAGTATGCAATTTATTAGTGAGTATGTTGGAGAGTCCACCTCCAATGGTTCCCTTGAAGGGTAAGGGGTAGACAACTAAAGAGGGGAATAcagtgcccatggctccccaaGGCTGTTCAtcactggcacaaagtcagcctttcattctttcaacacggctctcacatCTTAAGAAATGGATAACATAAAGAGTTGgagaagagatggaaatgaaaaggggttgggaagaagaccatgcaaaattggtagagttgagggctgaggcccaagggaGTGGAGATTCCCAGCATTGGGTCTCAGTCTCTGTTTCTTAAGCCCCCTCTCCCACgaaacaacgggcaagggattgggggggacacTATTTTGTATACCTATagcaaaaccccctcccctttgttC is a genomic window of Penaeus monodon isolate SGIC_2016 chromosome 10, NSTDA_Pmon_1, whole genome shotgun sequence containing:
- the LOC119578088 gene encoding sodium channel modifier 1-like; translated protein: MSFKPDISPAALLNQLNDRRVTELLAEHIPEDEAKLLSNGRYTCLVCNDRPVVDTLTVLSQHRVGKKHRFYLAKFMEKKEETERLILKRKQETYLKNGTTDNSGVKLHPERVLGQATTRGLLKTSSTYDSRSRSKYKPYSRKVVLEFDVEEKLSTKQMDNPVGPANPKTQVSKYIRQSQRKKDFTDVVEAKRKLTVTPHNNDSPYVPKLKTPKNTQIDGPESSSEVPRPKEIDERTKYYQNLRASGWKKDLSGNWVRDDDAEFDSDEEPPEEYEVKVK